The following proteins are co-located in the Hypomesus transpacificus isolate Combined female chromosome 23, fHypTra1, whole genome shotgun sequence genome:
- the ppil2 gene encoding RING-type E3 ubiquitin-protein ligase PPIL2 has protein sequence MGKRQHQKDKMYITCAEYTHFYGGKRPDIPQGNFRRLPFDHCSLSLQPFEYPMCTPEGIVFDLLSIVPWIKKYGTNPISGEKLEAKSLIKLHFSKNNDGKYHCPVLYTVFTNNSHIVTNKVTGNVFSNEAVEQLNIKTKSYRDLLTDEPFTRQDLITLQDPTNLDKFNVSDFFHVKNNLKVLDPDEEKAKLDPAYHLKTTNLETQETLAELYKEYKGDKLLASTMKEPVAKKTDKLNAAHYSTGRVSASFTSTAMAPATVHEADAITEDTVRYQYVKKKGYVRLHTNKGDLNLELHCDKVPKAGENFIRLCKKGYYDGTVFHRSIRNFMVQGGDPTGTGTGGESYWGRPFRDEFKPNLSHTGRGVLSMANSGPNTNKSQFFITFRSCAYLDRKHTVFGRVVGGFEALSAIERVESDPKTDKPHSEIKIITATVFVNPYEEADAQIAAEREQELQKQEEERRQTDASLKKPKAEQAPQTFKPGVGKYINPAAATKRSAPANDSGPSTSGVTAKKPKGKTGLGDFSSW, from the coding sequence ATGGGGAAGCGACAACACCAGAAAGATAAAATGTACATAACATGTGCGGAGTATACCCATTTCTATGGTGGGAAAAGACCAGATATACCGCAGGGGAACTTCAGGCGTCTTCCATTTGACCACTGTAGCTTGTCCCTTCAGCCGTTTGAATACCCAATGTGCACACCAGAGGGAATCGTCTTTGACTTGCTGAGCATCGTTCCCTGGATTAAAAAGTATGGTACAAATCCTATCTCTGGCGAGAAATTGGAAGCCAAGTCCCTAATCAAGCTTCATTTCAGCAAAAACAACGATGGGAAATATCATTGCCCAGTCCTGTACACTGTCTTCACAAACAATTCCCATATTGTTACCAACAAGGTCACCGGCAATGTTTTCTCAAATGAGGCGGTGGAGCAGCTGAACATCAAAACCAAGAGTTACAGAGATCTCTTAACGGATGAGCCATTTACCCGTCAGGACCTTATCACTCTGCAGGACCCCACAAACCTGGACAAGTTCAACGTGTCCGACTTTTTCCACGTCAAAAACAACTTGAAAGTTCTCGACCCAGATGAAGAGAAAGCCAAGCTGGACCCTGCCTATCACCTTAAAACAACCAATCTGGAGACCCAAGAAACACTGGCAGAGCTCTACAAAGAGTACAAGGGAGACAAACTTCTGGCGTCCACCATGAAAGAGCCCGTAGCCAAGAAGACGGACAAGCTGAACGCTGCTCACTACTCGACCGGCAGAGTGTCGGCCTCCTTTACGTCCACAGCCATGGCCCCCGCCACCGTCCACGAAGCCGACGCCATCACAGAAGACACCGTGCGTTACCAGTACGTCAAGAAGAAAGGCTACGTCCGCCTGCACACCAACAAGGGCGACCTTAACCTCGAGCTGCACTGCGACAAGGTCCCTAAAGCAGGGGAGAACTTCATCCGCTTGTGCAAGAAGGGCTACTACGACGGAACGGTGTTCCACCGGTCCATCAGGAACTTCATGGTTCAAGGGGGCGACCCGACCGGCACGGGGACGGGAGGGGAGTCGTATTGGGGGCGACCCTTTAGAGATGAGTTCAAGCCCAACCTCTCCCACACGGGTCGAGGGGTGCTCAGCATGGCCAACTCGGGGCCCAACACCAACAAGTCCCAGTTCTTCATCACCTTCCGGTCGTGCGCCTACCTGGACAGGAAACACACGGTGTTCGGGAGGGTCGTGGGCGGCTTCGAGGCCCTCTCGGCCATCGAGAGGGTGGAGAGCGACCCCAAGACGGACAAGCCCCACTCGGAGATCAAGATCATCACCGCCACCGTGTTCGTCAACCCCTACGAAGAGGCCGACGCCCAGATCGCGGCGGAGCGCGAGCAGGAGCTccagaagcaggaggaggagcgacGGCAGACGGACGCCTCTCTGAAGAAGCCCAAAGCAGAACAGGCCCCCCAGACTTTCAAGCCTGGCGTGGGGAAGTACATCAACCCTGCAGCAGCAACCAAGCGCTCAGCTCCAGCCAACGACAGTGGACCATCTACCAGCGGAGTGACCGCTAAGAAACCTAAAGGCAAAACTGGCTTGGGAGACTTCAGCTCTTGGTAG